The following proteins are co-located in the Clostridia bacterium genome:
- a CDS encoding SAM-dependent chlorinase/fluorinase, protein MSRPRRRQRARIIALLTDFGSESYAGIVKGVVLCHCPEAVLVDLTHDVAPRAVREAAWHLLTAYRFFPLGTVFLAVVDPDVGTERQALALEAGGYYFVGPDNGLLYPAAASAGMTAAVALPIPPHASPTFHGRDVFAPAAARLAAGTSLEDLGTPTRPRSCLSFYLQGREGEVVSVDHFGNAITNLPPLPGRNSYRLTLSRRGEQYFQSELPAYETYARAPLGTPFLLVGSAGTLEVSVRNDSAARLLEIEAGDRIRAE, encoded by the coding sequence TTGAGCCGGCCGCGCCGGCGGCAAAGGGCGCGAATAATTGCTCTCCTGACCGACTTCGGTTCGGAGAGCTACGCGGGCATAGTGAAAGGAGTGGTTCTTTGCCACTGCCCTGAGGCCGTCCTGGTAGACCTTACCCACGACGTCGCGCCCAGGGCGGTGCGTGAGGCAGCGTGGCACCTCTTGACCGCCTACCGCTTCTTTCCCTTGGGGACCGTGTTCCTGGCGGTGGTAGATCCGGACGTGGGAACGGAGCGCCAGGCCCTGGCCCTGGAGGCCGGGGGTTATTACTTCGTGGGACCGGACAACGGTCTGCTCTACCCGGCGGCCGCCTCCGCCGGCATGACCGCCGCGGTGGCTCTTCCCATACCCCCGCATGCCAGCCCTACCTTCCACGGCAGGGACGTCTTTGCCCCGGCGGCGGCCAGGTTGGCGGCAGGAACGTCCCTGGAGGATCTGGGCACGCCCACCCGGCCGCGCAGCTGCCTGAGCTTCTACTTGCAGGGCCGGGAGGGAGAAGTGGTAAGCGTGGACCACTTCGGAAACGCCATTACCAACCTCCCGCCCCTGCCCGGGCGTAATAGTTACCGCCTAACCCTTTCCCGCCGGGGAGAACAGTACTTCCAGAGCGAACTCCCCGCTTACGAAACCTACGCCCGGGCGCCGTTGGGCACCCCATTTCTGCTGGTGGGTTCGGCCGGAACCCTGGAGGTGAGCGTCAGGAACGATTCTGCCGCCCGCCTTCTGGAAATTGAGGCCGGAGACCGGATAAGGGCGGAATAA
- a CDS encoding YifB family Mg chelatase-like AAA ATPase: protein MLARAYGVTLLGLEAQLVEVEVDVGPGLPGFTLVGLPDTSVQEARERVRAALRNSGLDFPARRITVNLAPADLRKEGPGLDLAMAVALLAATEQVPASTLAEYLLVGELSLEGNLRPVAGVLVVAGTVKEQGWGRTLIVPRANAAEGALVGEEVRVLGADTLAEVAAFLRGELQLPGGEAPPGEALPGSSPGPDLSEVVGQRLAKRALEIAAAGHHNLLLIGPPGTGKTMLARRLPGLLPPMTREECLAVSKIYSVAGMLPPDRPLITDRPFRSPHHTASPVSIIGGGRTLRPGEVTLATHGVLFLDELPEFPREVIEALRQPLEDRRVTISRAAGSVVYPADFLLAGAANPCPCGRLGSPGQRCRCTERELRRYRSRLSGPLMDRLDLIVEVPPVDLHELRRGDNEGPTSAEVRERVAAARSLQLRRLAPLGLTSNAQMEARHLRRFCPLTARAQALLHQAYRRLGLSLRGHDRLLKVARTIADLDGSEVIREGHLAEAIQYRNWSWESRTESL, encoded by the coding sequence ATGCTGGCCCGAGCTTACGGAGTGACCCTCCTCGGACTGGAAGCCCAACTGGTAGAAGTAGAGGTAGACGTGGGCCCCGGTCTGCCCGGCTTTACCCTGGTGGGGTTGCCCGATACTTCGGTACAGGAAGCCCGGGAGCGGGTACGGGCGGCACTCCGAAACTCCGGCCTTGATTTCCCCGCCCGCCGGATCACCGTGAACCTGGCGCCGGCCGACCTGCGCAAGGAGGGCCCGGGACTAGACCTGGCCATGGCCGTAGCCCTCCTGGCAGCCACGGAACAGGTGCCGGCCTCTACCCTGGCCGAGTACCTGCTGGTAGGTGAGCTTTCCCTGGAGGGCAACCTGCGCCCGGTAGCCGGCGTCCTGGTGGTGGCCGGAACCGTAAAGGAACAGGGCTGGGGCCGAACGCTCATAGTGCCCCGGGCAAACGCCGCCGAAGGCGCCCTGGTGGGAGAAGAAGTCCGGGTGCTGGGAGCGGATACCCTGGCCGAAGTGGCAGCCTTCCTTCGGGGAGAGCTACAACTGCCCGGCGGTGAGGCTCCGCCCGGGGAAGCGCTTCCCGGCTCTTCGCCCGGGCCGGACCTCTCCGAGGTGGTCGGGCAGCGCCTGGCCAAGAGGGCCCTGGAAATAGCGGCCGCCGGTCACCACAACCTCCTGCTGATCGGTCCCCCGGGTACGGGCAAGACCATGCTCGCGCGGAGATTGCCCGGTCTGCTTCCACCCATGACCCGGGAGGAGTGCCTGGCGGTCAGCAAGATCTACAGCGTGGCCGGCATGCTTCCTCCCGACCGGCCCCTGATTACCGACCGTCCCTTCCGCTCGCCCCACCACACGGCCTCACCGGTCAGTATTATCGGCGGCGGCCGCACCCTCAGACCCGGAGAGGTGACCCTGGCCACGCACGGTGTACTCTTTCTTGACGAGTTACCGGAATTCCCGCGAGAGGTAATAGAAGCCCTCCGCCAGCCTCTGGAGGACCGGCGGGTCACCATCAGCCGCGCCGCCGGCAGCGTGGTCTACCCGGCGGACTTCCTGCTCGCCGGCGCCGCCAATCCCTGCCCCTGCGGCCGTCTCGGTTCTCCGGGGCAACGCTGCCGCTGTACCGAGCGGGAATTGAGGCGCTACCGCAGTCGTCTCTCCGGCCCCCTCATGGATCGGCTGGACCTCATCGTGGAGGTGCCGCCCGTGGACCTGCACGAGCTGAGGCGGGGCGACAACGAAGGTCCGACCTCGGCGGAGGTAAGGGAGCGGGTGGCTGCCGCCCGGAGCCTTCAGCTCCGCCGGCTGGCCCCCTTGGGCCTCACCAGCAACGCCCAGATGGAAGCGCGCCACCTGCGGCGCTTCTGCCCCCTCACCGCCAGAGCCCAGGCCTTGCTTCACCAGGCCTATCGCCGCCTGGGCCTTTCCCTGCGGGGGCACGATCGCCTGCTAAAGGTGGCCCGAACCATTGCCGACCTGGACGGCTCGGAGGTTATCCGCGAAGGCCACCTGGCCGAGGCCATCCAGTACCGGAACTGGAGCTGGGAATCCCGAACCGAAAGCCTCTAG
- the nagA gene encoding N-acetylglucosamine-6-phosphate deacetylase, giving the protein MGRIDRAMTLQNGRQLSRRIIGGTVVTGASIVSPGEVWVSGGLISAVGPVGMRSPGTGTVTLEVPDHLVVPGFIDLHLHGAAGAAVMEASKAGLMRIARFLAAHGTTGFLATTLSASPREAVALCRAVRELQDVRTGGARVLGVHLEGPYLNPRYAGAHPRERLRAPDVAKVEELLTQEPQAIKMVTLAPERKGAPEVIGLLRSRGVVVAAGHSGATYEQAGQALQLGVRHITHLFNAMRAWHHREPGLAGAVFSDSVAPLSFELIADGHHLHPVTVTMTLLAAKALPVLVSDALPVLGLSEGRYRVAEQEIMVEGETARLPDGRLAGSLLTLDRALRNVARWLNRPLPELIPLATVNPARVLGLQSQLGELLPGRRADLVVLDAEGKVCLTMVGGEVVYSLPEFDQSWR; this is encoded by the coding sequence GTGGGGCGAATCGACCGGGCCATGACCTTGCAGAACGGCAGACAGTTAAGTCGACGCATAATCGGGGGCACGGTAGTAACCGGCGCGAGCATCGTGTCTCCGGGGGAAGTGTGGGTGTCCGGGGGGCTCATCAGCGCCGTGGGCCCCGTCGGTATGCGCAGCCCGGGCACCGGCACCGTTACCCTAGAGGTGCCGGACCACCTGGTGGTACCCGGGTTCATAGACCTGCACCTCCACGGCGCGGCCGGGGCGGCGGTCATGGAGGCCTCAAAGGCGGGCTTGATGCGGATTGCCCGTTTCCTGGCCGCCCACGGGACCACGGGGTTTCTTGCCACCACCCTGAGCGCCTCTCCCCGGGAGGCCGTAGCCCTGTGCCGCGCGGTCCGAGAGCTGCAGGACGTCCGCACCGGCGGAGCCAGGGTCCTAGGGGTGCACCTCGAAGGACCCTACCTTAATCCCCGGTACGCGGGTGCCCATCCGCGGGAACGACTGCGGGCCCCGGACGTTGCGAAAGTGGAGGAGCTCTTGACCCAAGAGCCGCAGGCCATAAAGATGGTCACCCTGGCCCCGGAAAGGAAGGGTGCGCCGGAGGTAATCGGCTTGCTTCGCAGCCGGGGAGTAGTCGTGGCCGCCGGTCATTCCGGCGCCACCTACGAGCAGGCCGGGCAGGCCTTACAACTGGGCGTAAGACACATAACCCACCTGTTCAACGCCATGAGGGCCTGGCATCACCGGGAACCGGGACTGGCCGGTGCAGTCTTCTCGGATTCTGTCGCACCCCTGAGTTTCGAACTGATTGCCGACGGCCACCACCTGCACCCGGTTACGGTAACGATGACCCTTCTGGCGGCCAAAGCCCTCCCGGTACTGGTTTCCGATGCCCTGCCGGTCCTGGGCCTGAGTGAGGGCAGATACCGGGTGGCGGAGCAGGAGATAATGGTAGAGGGAGAAACGGCCAGGCTTCCCGACGGCCGGCTGGCCGGCAGCCTGCTAACCCTGGATAGGGCTCTGAGGAACGTGGCCCGTTGGCTGAACCGGCCTCTGCCGGAATTGATCCCCCTGGCCACGGTCAACCCCGCCCGGGTGCTGGGACTGCAATCGCAGTTGGGGGAGTTGCTGCCCGGCCGCCGGGCGGACTTGGTGGTGCTTGACGCCGAGGGAAAGGTTTGTCTTACAATGGTAGGGGGTGAAGTCGTCTATTCTCTCCCCGAATTCGACCAAAGCTGGCGGTAA
- the dprA gene encoding DNA-processing protein DprA codes for MMSLEAQLDRRLSWLALGMIEGIRRQRLFRLVEHAGSPEAAWHLSPADLAQVPGWSERTVAAFVAQRSQVCPGKEYETAKRLGVEIWTWEDEEYPDLLREIADPPLALYARGGRLRDGLLTVAVVGTRRATAYGRQAARRLARELAAAGVCVVSGLARGVDSEAHLGALEAGGFTAAVLGCGADVIYPPESARLFEAIGRKGLILSEYPLGTPPRAANFPARNRIISGLSRGVVVIEAGEKSGALITADLALEQGRDVFAVPGPINNPYSRGANELIKQGAKLVQSAADILEEYGLQGFPFRAVGEPPAMGPEERKVLHLLRGGPVQLEELAEITGYHVSKLARILTHLELKGLVEQLPGKQFVAQKAD; via the coding sequence ATGATGAGTCTGGAAGCGCAACTCGACCGGCGCCTGAGCTGGCTGGCCCTGGGCATGATAGAGGGGATAAGGCGGCAACGTCTTTTCCGGTTGGTAGAACATGCCGGATCGCCTGAGGCTGCCTGGCACTTATCCCCGGCGGATCTGGCGCAGGTTCCGGGGTGGAGCGAGAGAACGGTTGCGGCCTTTGTGGCTCAACGATCGCAGGTTTGCCCGGGAAAAGAATACGAAACGGCCAAGAGGCTCGGCGTGGAGATCTGGACCTGGGAGGACGAAGAATATCCTGACCTGCTCAGAGAAATAGCCGACCCCCCTCTAGCCCTCTACGCCCGAGGTGGGCGTCTTCGCGACGGGCTTCTTACCGTGGCCGTAGTCGGCACCCGTCGCGCCACGGCCTACGGACGCCAGGCGGCCAGGCGGCTGGCCCGGGAACTGGCCGCAGCCGGCGTCTGCGTAGTCAGCGGCCTGGCCCGGGGAGTAGACAGCGAGGCCCATCTGGGGGCTCTGGAGGCCGGCGGCTTCACGGCAGCAGTGCTGGGGTGCGGCGCGGACGTGATCTATCCTCCGGAGAGCGCACGGTTGTTCGAGGCCATCGGGCGCAAGGGGCTCATCCTGAGCGAGTACCCGCTGGGCACCCCGCCCCGGGCGGCCAATTTCCCGGCCCGGAACCGAATCATAAGCGGGCTGTCGCGGGGTGTGGTGGTAATAGAGGCGGGTGAGAAGAGTGGAGCCCTGATTACCGCCGACCTGGCCCTGGAACAAGGCCGAGACGTTTTTGCCGTCCCAGGACCCATCAACAATCCTTACAGCCGCGGGGCGAACGAACTGATAAAGCAGGGAGCCAAACTGGTACAGTCGGCGGCCGACATTCTCGAGGAATACGGGTTACAGGGCTTTCCCTTCCGGGCGGTGGGAGAGCCCCCGGCCATGGGCCCGGAAGAGAGGAAAGTCCTGCACCTGCTGCGCGGCGGCCCGGTACAGTTGGAGGAACTGGCGGAAATAACCGGGTACCATGTATCGAAGCTGGCGAGGATCCTAACCCATCTGGAGCTGAAAGGGCTGGTAGAGCAGCTGCCCGGCAAGCAGTTCGTGGCCCAGAAGGCGGATTGA
- a CDS encoding copper amine oxidase N-terminal domain-containing protein — protein MYGRRVAFSWFGGAVLFFAVLAFLSASAWAAAPGEVLAVLKLDSRRAEIQGRQVELAAAPRMVNGTTLVPLRFFAQSLGLAVAWDQESRTATVEGTPRLVLQVGSTRAKVDEREEVLPVAPVLDRGVVLIPLRFAVQNLACRVDYRAETREILVYPPEKLPVAVIAVNKQQVYLGEKLEYRSESYSPEGLALVEERWTNRPPWSAPGEYTLTLQVRDEQGRWSLPAQVTIEVLPPPNRAPVARFQVSKTVVAQGERVEYVDDSYDPDGDDLVQKEWQGRREVFFAPGTYPVSLRVKDEHGLWSEPYRVTITVTQERLMDEIAYYLLHTLPGDSFTLPGNRYPELVSVITQEAAGGPRLLLSNSPEAVPGPGILYRDTAEGPTRVFFWHANGTGGPLRILLLAENPAETPARLTVEREGIAGPERDPLGVGRKGMLRYWGSAPRSEVVLSPGELYIVNYSQYRPIKPGEVLYGIYDLRVEGRITLTVAALPAEGEIGPIYPQLSVLPPDNVHTRGTFAAGNWEIKASLPEGRVAGWTVPGDWLPRGTDVLTGREVENRGGYGVVYSFTLDTPEERVVLLNPRGGAMAGAVWANGFLVPLPRTGVRSAAADMIKAAVLPAGRAEIMFMPPGGTNLPLRFLFWPLP, from the coding sequence ATGTACGGTAGAAGGGTCGCATTCTCTTGGTTTGGCGGGGCAGTGCTGTTCTTCGCGGTGCTGGCCTTCCTTTCGGCTTCGGCCTGGGCCGCCGCCCCGGGGGAGGTCCTGGCAGTACTCAAACTGGATAGCCGTCGGGCAGAGATTCAGGGCCGCCAGGTGGAACTGGCGGCGGCACCAAGGATGGTTAACGGTACCACTCTCGTGCCTCTGCGCTTTTTTGCCCAAAGCCTTGGCCTGGCGGTGGCATGGGATCAGGAGAGCCGGACGGCAACCGTGGAGGGTACGCCGCGCCTCGTTCTCCAGGTGGGCAGTACCCGGGCCAAGGTGGACGAGCGCGAGGAAGTATTGCCGGTGGCTCCCGTGCTGGACCGGGGCGTCGTGCTGATACCCTTGCGGTTTGCGGTTCAAAACCTGGCCTGCCGGGTGGACTATCGGGCGGAAACCAGAGAAATACTCGTATATCCCCCGGAGAAGCTGCCGGTGGCGGTAATTGCGGTAAACAAGCAGCAGGTCTATCTGGGGGAGAAGCTGGAATACCGGAGTGAGAGCTATAGCCCGGAAGGGCTGGCCCTGGTAGAAGAACGCTGGACCAATCGCCCCCCCTGGTCGGCGCCGGGCGAGTATACCCTTACCCTTCAGGTCAGGGACGAGCAAGGCCGGTGGAGCCTGCCGGCTCAGGTGACGATCGAAGTCTTGCCTCCGCCCAACCGGGCGCCGGTAGCCCGGTTCCAGGTCAGCAAGACGGTGGTGGCGCAGGGGGAACGGGTGGAGTACGTGGACGACAGCTACGATCCGGACGGTGACGATCTGGTACAGAAGGAGTGGCAGGGAAGGAGAGAGGTATTCTTCGCCCCGGGCACCTATCCGGTCAGCCTGAGGGTAAAGGACGAACACGGGCTGTGGAGCGAGCCCTACCGGGTGACCATTACCGTCACTCAGGAGCGGCTGATGGACGAGATTGCCTACTACCTGCTTCACACTCTACCGGGGGATAGCTTTACCCTCCCCGGCAACCGTTACCCGGAGTTGGTTTCCGTAATTACCCAGGAGGCGGCGGGAGGCCCCCGCCTGCTGCTCAGCAACAGCCCGGAAGCGGTGCCCGGCCCGGGAATTCTCTATCGGGATACGGCCGAAGGACCGACCCGGGTATTCTTCTGGCACGCCAACGGAACCGGTGGGCCCCTGCGGATCCTGTTGCTGGCGGAGAACCCTGCCGAGACGCCCGCCCGCCTTACTGTGGAGCGCGAGGGCATCGCCGGTCCCGAACGGGACCCCCTCGGAGTGGGCCGGAAGGGTATGCTCCGTTACTGGGGGTCTGCACCCCGGTCGGAAGTGGTACTGTCCCCGGGTGAACTCTACATCGTGAATTACAGCCAGTACCGGCCGATCAAGCCGGGAGAGGTCCTTTACGGAATCTACGATCTAAGAGTCGAAGGCCGGATTACGCTTACCGTGGCCGCCCTACCCGCCGAGGGAGAGATAGGGCCCATCTACCCCCAGCTCTCGGTCTTGCCTCCGGATAACGTACATACGCGGGGTACTTTTGCCGCCGGGAACTGGGAGATAAAGGCTTCCCTGCCGGAGGGCCGGGTAGCAGGCTGGACCGTCCCCGGGGACTGGCTTCCGCGGGGCACAGACGTTCTGACCGGCCGGGAGGTGGAGAACCGCGGCGGATACGGCGTGGTCTACTCCTTCACTCTGGATACGCCCGAGGAGCGGGTGGTGTTGCTCAACCCCCGGGGCGGCGCAATGGCAGGAGCCGTATGGGCAAACGGATTCCTGGTGCCCCTCCCGCGTACCGGGGTGAGGTCGGCGGCCGCGGACATGATCAAGGCGGCGGTGCTGCCGGCCGGGCGGGCCGAGATCATGTTCATGCCGCCGGGCGGCACCAATCTTCCGCTGCGCTTTCTTTTCTGGCCGCTTCCCTAG
- a CDS encoding Hsp20/alpha crystallin family protein, which translates to MYPTRWERGPFGDLMREIGRLREEVDRVMGNVFQQLPFLGREAPAWQPSIELFETDAEVVFRADLPGVDPKELEVEVQERELTIKGQHKEEKETQTENYYHAERRYGTFFRRVPLPVQVRAGESKASYKNGVLEVRMPKVQPRQKGYRVPIED; encoded by the coding sequence ATGTATCCAACGCGGTGGGAGCGCGGCCCTTTCGGCGACCTCATGCGCGAAATCGGGCGGCTGCGCGAGGAAGTTGACCGGGTAATGGGAAACGTATTCCAGCAACTGCCGTTCCTGGGCCGAGAGGCCCCGGCCTGGCAACCGAGCATTGAGCTTTTTGAAACCGACGCCGAAGTGGTGTTCCGGGCCGACCTGCCGGGCGTCGACCCCAAGGAGTTGGAGGTGGAAGTGCAGGAAAGGGAGCTGACCATCAAGGGGCAGCACAAGGAGGAAAAGGAGACCCAGACCGAAAACTACTATCACGCAGAACGCCGCTACGGCACATTCTTCCGTCGGGTGCCCCTGCCGGTCCAGGTGAGGGCCGGCGAAAGCAAAGCCTCCTATAAAAACGGGGTGCTGGAGGTAAGGATGCCTAAGGTCCAGCCGCGGCAGAAAGGATATCGGGTTCCGATAGAAGACTAG
- the topA gene encoding type I DNA topoisomerase, whose product MAKTLVIVESPAKARTLTRILGRNYLVKPSMGHVRDLPQSQFGVDVKNGFEPKYITIRGKGEIVRELREAARKTGRVLLASDPDREGEAIAWHLQHLLQLGADEPCRVEFHEITPPAVAEAVRHPRTIDFRLVDAQQARRVLDRLVGYSLSPLLWRKIRRGLSAGRVQSVAVRLICEREEEIRNFVPEEYWTLTARLVTPDGQPFQARLVTSERIPDRQSMDNVLRALEGAAFRVREVKSKDKRRQPPPPFITSTLQQEAAKRLNFTARRTMSVAQQLYEGVPLGREGPVGLITYLRTDSTRVAAVAQEEARAYLRRRFGEAYLPPAPPGPVRKKEGSVQDAHEAIRPTGVYREPEGLKEFLTPDQYKLYRLIWQRFLASQMAAARYEITTADIPAGEYLFRAVGRVLKFTGFLELYEEIPDEETEAGEELPPLEAGMLLELEELCPKQHFTQPPPRYTEASLVKTLEDKGIGRPSTYAPIIETILARGYVKRANRQFVPTELGFVVVNLLKQYFSQVIDVEFTAHMEKQLDLIEEGKLAWRKVVGEFYRPFQQVLAQAEREIEVIELEEETVDEYCPKCGRQMVVKSGRFGRFLACPGFPECRTTKPYQESIGVSCPLCGGKIVLRRGKKGRAFYGCSNYPQCTFTSWDRPTEKDCPVCGERLLAKGARSRLLRCPKCGHQEREEANEGG is encoded by the coding sequence TTGGCCAAGACCCTGGTAATAGTCGAATCTCCGGCCAAGGCGAGAACGTTGACCCGGATCCTGGGGCGCAACTACCTGGTCAAGCCATCCATGGGCCACGTCCGGGACCTGCCCCAAAGCCAGTTCGGGGTGGACGTAAAGAACGGGTTCGAGCCCAAGTATATAACCATTCGAGGCAAGGGAGAAATCGTGCGCGAGCTGCGCGAGGCGGCCAGGAAAACCGGGCGGGTGCTGCTGGCCTCAGACCCCGACCGGGAAGGAGAGGCCATAGCCTGGCACCTCCAGCACCTCCTGCAGCTGGGTGCAGATGAGCCTTGCCGTGTGGAGTTTCACGAAATCACCCCCCCGGCGGTTGCCGAGGCAGTACGGCACCCCCGCACCATAGACTTCCGCCTGGTTGACGCCCAACAGGCCCGCCGGGTGCTGGACCGCCTGGTGGGTTACAGCCTCAGTCCGCTGCTGTGGAGAAAGATTCGGCGCGGACTCAGTGCGGGTCGGGTACAGTCGGTGGCGGTACGGCTTATATGCGAGCGAGAGGAAGAGATCCGCAATTTCGTTCCCGAGGAATACTGGACGCTCACCGCCAGACTGGTCACGCCCGACGGCCAGCCTTTCCAGGCGCGACTGGTTACCTCGGAGCGCATTCCCGACCGGCAGAGTATGGACAACGTGCTGCGTGCCCTGGAGGGCGCGGCCTTCCGAGTAAGGGAAGTCAAGAGCAAGGATAAGAGGCGGCAGCCGCCGCCGCCGTTCATTACCAGCACCTTGCAACAGGAGGCGGCCAAGAGGCTGAACTTCACCGCCCGGCGCACCATGTCCGTGGCCCAGCAGCTTTACGAGGGCGTCCCGCTGGGGCGGGAAGGTCCAGTGGGCCTGATAACCTATCTGCGTACCGATTCCACCCGCGTTGCCGCTGTGGCCCAGGAGGAGGCGCGGGCCTACCTGCGCCGGCGTTTCGGTGAGGCCTATCTGCCTCCTGCGCCTCCCGGACCGGTCAGGAAGAAAGAAGGGTCGGTACAGGACGCACACGAGGCCATCCGGCCCACCGGCGTTTACCGGGAACCAGAAGGTCTGAAGGAATTCCTGACGCCCGATCAGTATAAGCTCTACCGCCTCATATGGCAGCGCTTCCTGGCCAGCCAGATGGCGGCAGCCCGCTACGAGATCACCACCGCCGACATCCCGGCCGGGGAGTACCTCTTCCGGGCCGTAGGTCGGGTGCTCAAGTTCACCGGCTTCCTGGAGCTTTACGAGGAGATTCCCGACGAGGAAACCGAGGCTGGCGAAGAACTACCGCCTCTTGAAGCAGGCATGCTCCTTGAACTAGAGGAGCTGTGCCCCAAGCAGCATTTCACCCAGCCGCCTCCCCGTTATACCGAGGCCTCCCTGGTAAAAACCTTGGAAGATAAGGGAATCGGCCGGCCCAGCACCTATGCCCCCATCATCGAAACCATCCTGGCACGGGGATACGTAAAGCGCGCCAACCGCCAGTTCGTGCCCACCGAGCTGGGATTCGTGGTGGTCAACCTGCTCAAGCAGTACTTCTCCCAGGTCATAGACGTGGAGTTCACCGCCCATATGGAAAAGCAGCTTGATCTGATTGAGGAAGGAAAGCTGGCATGGCGAAAAGTAGTAGGGGAATTCTACCGGCCTTTCCAGCAGGTACTGGCGCAGGCGGAAAGGGAGATCGAGGTAATAGAGTTGGAAGAAGAGACCGTCGACGAGTATTGCCCCAAATGCGGCCGGCAGATGGTAGTCAAGAGCGGGCGCTTCGGCCGGTTTCTCGCCTGTCCCGGCTTCCCCGAATGCAGGACCACCAAGCCTTACCAGGAATCGATCGGGGTTAGCTGTCCCCTGTGCGGGGGGAAAATAGTCCTGAGACGGGGCAAGAAAGGGCGGGCCTTCTACGGTTGCAGCAACTATCCCCAGTGCACGTTTACCTCCTGGGACCGACCGACGGAGAAGGACTGCCCGGTCTGCGGGGAGCGCCTCCTGGCCAAGGGCGCACGCTCCAGGCTGCTTAGATGTCCCAAGTGCGGCCACCAGGAGAGGGAGGAAGCAAATGAAGGCGGTTAG
- the trmFO gene encoding methylenetetrahydrofolate--tRNA-(uracil(54)-C(5))-methyltransferase (FADH(2)-oxidizing) TrmFO produces the protein MKAVRIIGGGLAGCEAAWQLARRGVEVEIWEMRPEKLTPAHRTGYLAELVCSNSLRSQALTTAPGLLKEEMRRLDSLIIRWADATRVPAGEALAVDREAFAGGITDELRQLPRVKVVHEEARELPEPPAIVATGPLTSDELARAIGEFFGEDHLYFYDALAPIVSAESLNFERLFRASRYGKGEDAYLNCPLTEEEYYTFYRALREADTYVGHEFDRPGFFEGCLPIEEMAARGPDTLRFGPMKPVGLTDPRTGRQPFAVVQLRPENRAETMFNLVGFQTRLRRPEQERVFRLIPGLERAEFLRFGAMHRNTYLNAPKLLLPTFQARQEPELLFAGQITGVEGYVESAASGLIAGINMARILSRKLPVVFPEETCLGGLSRHIATAVQPFQPMNINFGLLPPLSKRVRNRRQRREALARRALEALEQFKEKELG, from the coding sequence ATGAAGGCGGTTAGGATCATCGGCGGCGGGCTGGCCGGCTGTGAGGCGGCATGGCAATTGGCCCGGCGCGGCGTTGAAGTTGAGATCTGGGAAATGAGGCCCGAAAAACTCACCCCTGCCCACCGTACCGGCTATCTGGCCGAGCTGGTTTGCTCCAATTCTCTTCGCTCGCAAGCCCTGACCACCGCTCCCGGCCTGCTGAAAGAAGAAATGCGCCGCCTGGACTCGCTGATCATTCGCTGGGCGGATGCCACCCGGGTGCCGGCCGGCGAAGCTCTGGCGGTAGACCGAGAAGCCTTTGCCGGCGGGATTACCGACGAGCTTCGGCAACTGCCCCGGGTAAAGGTGGTACACGAGGAAGCGCGCGAACTACCAGAGCCACCGGCCATAGTGGCTACGGGCCCTCTTACTTCGGACGAGCTGGCGCGGGCCATCGGCGAGTTTTTCGGCGAGGATCACCTATACTTCTACGATGCCCTGGCGCCAATTGTCAGCGCCGAATCCCTCAATTTCGAACGCCTATTCCGGGCCTCCCGCTACGGAAAGGGAGAGGACGCCTACCTCAATTGCCCGTTGACCGAGGAAGAGTACTACACCTTCTACCGGGCCTTGCGCGAGGCGGACACCTATGTCGGACACGAGTTCGATCGGCCCGGATTTTTCGAAGGGTGTCTGCCCATCGAAGAGATGGCCGCCCGAGGTCCGGACACCCTGCGTTTCGGCCCCATGAAGCCGGTGGGCCTGACCGATCCCCGTACCGGTCGCCAACCTTTTGCCGTCGTACAGCTGCGCCCTGAAAACCGGGCGGAAACCATGTTTAACCTGGTGGGCTTCCAGACCCGGCTGCGCCGGCCGGAGCAAGAGCGCGTCTTCCGGCTCATACCCGGCCTGGAAAGGGCCGAGTTCCTGCGCTTCGGGGCCATGCACCGCAACACCTACCTCAACGCTCCGAAGCTTCTGTTACCCACCTTTCAGGCCCGGCAGGAACCCGAACTGCTGTTCGCCGGCCAGATCACCGGGGTAGAGGGGTACGTCGAGTCCGCTGCCTCCGGGTTGATAGCGGGAATCAATATGGCCCGAATCCTGAGCAGAAAACTGCCGGTAGTGTTCCCGGAAGAAACCTGTCTGGGCGGTTTGAGCCGACATATTGCCACGGCGGTTCAGCCCTTTCAGCCCATGAATATCAACTTCGGCCTGCTTCCTCCCCTGTCGAAAAGAGTCCGCAATCGACGGCAACGGCGTGAGGCTCTGGCCCGGCGGGCGTTGGAGGCACTGGAACAATTCAAGGAAAAGGAATTGGGCTGA